Proteins encoded within one genomic window of Marinobacter halotolerans:
- a CDS encoding acyl-CoA thioesterase yields MSVPGNLVSTLSMALRWGDMDAYGHANNTVYFRFFEEARITWLASLSLGAEGDPTGPVIITTSATFLKELNHPATVEVRTYADRAGNTSLDTYHTLTDADTGDLYAEGYAKIVWFDRESRTSAPLPDALRALAAS; encoded by the coding sequence ATGTCCGTACCCGGGAACCTGGTAAGCACCCTCTCAATGGCACTCCGATGGGGCGACATGGATGCTTACGGCCACGCCAATAATACGGTTTATTTTCGCTTTTTCGAAGAGGCCCGGATTACCTGGCTCGCGTCGCTGTCACTGGGGGCTGAGGGCGACCCCACCGGCCCGGTCATCATTACAACCAGTGCGACCTTTCTGAAGGAACTGAACCACCCGGCAACCGTGGAAGTCCGAACATACGCTGACAGGGCCGGCAATACCAGTCTTGATACTTACCATACCCTCACCGATGCCGACACCGGGGATCTTTACGCCGAGGGCTACGCCAAAATCGTCTGGTTTGACCGCGAATCCCGTACGTCCGCCCCACTGCCCGACGCCCTCAGAGCGCTGGCAGCGAGCTAG
- a CDS encoding ExeA family protein, which yields MYYDFFGFREPPFSIAPDPRYLYLSDRHKEALAHLMYGIQGQGGFIVITGEVGTGKTTVSRCFLENVPEQVDIALVLNPRLSARELLSSICDELEIAHPAQASIKELVSLINDDLLEAHGAGRHKVLMIDEAQNLSTDVLEQLRLLTNLETTEKKLLQIVLLGQPELQDMLALPELRQLNQRVTARYHLEGLERREIDAYVRYRLGVSGLKGEIFSEGAIKALYRHSGGIPRLINLICDRALLGAYAQGEHHITAGHIRKAAAEVNGRRTRTGQGGPGKGWRIAMVSGSAILAVILTLPLLGINLFGEPPMASNDEAAAVVGNPEFVGTVERVDGASGPESDEPVAAEEVNAGPGEFTFEHRLESLASAFDALFGVWNREFEASESPIACDFAQSQGLQCLETRMSKQGLVFLNRPAILHLRDRSGQTGFVVLQSLNGNNARIIGEEGIENVTFESVEPFWYGQSTLLWRLPPDETDRQIWLSASLMELVSDQAANRTEEDRVVRLSTEEQVRWFQSKKGLTVDGIPGAMTIIQMNNDLNARVPRLDRADRSDSPDRER from the coding sequence ATGTACTACGATTTTTTCGGCTTCCGTGAGCCGCCTTTTTCCATTGCTCCGGACCCACGCTATCTCTATCTGAGCGACCGGCATAAAGAGGCACTGGCGCACCTGATGTACGGCATCCAGGGGCAGGGCGGCTTTATCGTGATCACCGGAGAGGTGGGTACGGGCAAAACCACCGTCAGCCGCTGTTTTCTGGAGAATGTTCCGGAACAGGTGGACATTGCCCTGGTGCTGAACCCCCGGTTGTCGGCCCGGGAGCTGCTGTCATCGATCTGTGACGAGCTGGAGATTGCCCATCCGGCCCAGGCCTCCATCAAAGAGCTGGTGAGCCTGATCAATGACGACCTGCTTGAGGCCCACGGCGCCGGGCGTCACAAGGTACTGATGATTGACGAGGCGCAGAACCTGTCCACGGACGTGCTGGAGCAGCTGCGCCTGCTCACCAATCTGGAAACTACCGAGAAGAAGCTTCTTCAGATCGTGCTGCTGGGCCAGCCCGAGCTCCAGGATATGCTGGCGCTGCCGGAACTGCGCCAGCTGAATCAGCGAGTCACGGCCCGGTATCACCTGGAAGGCCTTGAACGGCGGGAGATCGACGCTTACGTGCGATATCGCCTCGGCGTATCGGGTCTGAAAGGGGAGATCTTCAGCGAAGGCGCGATCAAGGCCCTTTATCGGCACAGCGGTGGTATTCCCAGGCTGATCAACCTGATTTGTGACCGGGCGTTGCTCGGAGCCTACGCCCAGGGTGAGCACCACATCACCGCGGGGCACATTCGCAAGGCAGCGGCTGAAGTGAATGGCCGGCGTACGAGAACAGGACAGGGCGGCCCCGGGAAAGGGTGGCGGATAGCCATGGTATCCGGCAGTGCCATTCTTGCGGTGATTCTCACCTTGCCGCTGCTGGGGATTAACCTGTTCGGCGAGCCACCGATGGCATCGAACGACGAAGCCGCTGCGGTGGTTGGTAATCCAGAATTTGTGGGAACCGTGGAGCGGGTGGATGGCGCCTCTGGGCCTGAATCTGACGAGCCAGTCGCGGCAGAGGAGGTAAATGCCGGGCCGGGGGAATTCACCTTTGAACATCGCCTGGAATCCCTGGCGAGTGCCTTTGATGCCCTGTTTGGCGTCTGGAACCGGGAGTTTGAGGCTTCGGAATCGCCTATCGCCTGTGATTTTGCCCAGAGCCAGGGGCTACAGTGCCTGGAAACCCGCATGTCGAAACAGGGACTGGTGTTTCTGAACCGTCCCGCGATCCTGCATTTGCGAGACAGGTCCGGACAGACCGGCTTCGTGGTGCTGCAATCCCTGAACGGTAACAACGCGCGGATTATCGGCGAGGAGGGGATTGAAAACGTGACTTTTGAGAGCGTCGAACCCTTCTGGTACGGCCAGTCCACACTGCTATGGCGGCTACCCCCCGATGAGACAGATCGGCAGATCTGGCTTAGCGCCAGCCTGATGGAACTAGTCAGCGATCAGGCCGCTAACCGCACCGAGGAGGACCGGGTCGTTCGTCTGAGCACGGAAGAGCAGGTGCGGTGGTTCCAGTCCAAGAAAGGGCTCACGGTTGATGGTATCCCTGGAGCCATGACCATTATCCAGATGAACAACGATCTGAATGCCCGGGTGCCCCGGCTCGACCGAGCGGACCGATCGGATAGCCCGGACAGAGAGCGCTGA
- the hrpA gene encoding ATP-dependent RNA helicase HrpA: MTKMTQASSDKRADARVLARQALQKPVTFPESLPVSERVDDIQRAIENHQVVIIAGETGSGKTTQIPKICLNMGLGIQGLIGHTQPRRIAARTVAGRIAEELGERTGEQVGYQIRFTDTTSEQSRLKVMTDGILLSEVQHDRFLKRYDTIIIDEAHERSLNIDFLLGYLKQLLPKRPDLKVIITSATIEVERFSEFFGDAPVIEVSGRTFPVDVRYRPLAGDEDDRDQSWSDGVLQALEEIEQHERSEKKPPGDVLVFLPGEREIRGLSKTLRHAELRHTEVLPLYSRLSNQEQNRIFQSHPGRRIVLSTNVAETSLTVPGIRYVIDTGVARISRYSVRSKIQRLPIEAVSQASANQRAGRCGRVAPGICFRLYDETDFINRPEYTDPEILRTNLASVILQMTTSGLGEIRRFPFLEPPDRRMINDGYKLLEELGAVDGKRRVTKLGRTMARLPLDPRLARMLVTSSEQGSLAETLIVIAGLSVQDPRERPQDKQQAADQAHAPFTDKESDFVTLLNVWNFFEEQRQELSQNQLKKVCQKNFLSWMRMREWRDIHRQLTLICRQQKLKLNEQTASYPALHKAIVSGLLGQVAVKVEKKEYLATRNRKVVIFPGSKVSKSSPKWIVAAEIVETSRVFARMVARVEPEWIEPLAGHVVKRHYFEPHWEQKRAQVMGYEKVTLYGLDIVPSRSIPYSKVDPVECRNLFIRRALVEGDYQSKAPFIARNRELLDSVENLEKKTRRRDLLVDDETLVEFYDQRLPDDIVSGAHFERWWKQLDAETLQSLELTESDILRRPVDEQADSLYPDYLEWEGVRYPLSYEFEPTSERDGVTLQAPIMALKQLPARRLEWLVPGLLREKCIALVKGLPKSLRRNFVPVPDFVDAAVENLHPSNEPLTLQLGEQLRKMTGVQIPPDAWSESELPNHLRMNLRVVDDSGKAIAEGRETESLQNELEGRAQDALSQVTSSQKSKPDARPVTDWQFGKLAYSETTEKGGMEVTVYPALEDRGDSVRQIQCLDRLTAEDSTRRAIARLMLIRFGNTLEGLERKLPRFKDSALMFAPVGQSRVLLDDLLISTAIEHFLSDELPRTESDFNRCFDQKRGDFIPTLEAADERLHQAMTGYHSVMKQLKGKIDLAMANSMADLKFQMQNLVYPGFLVETPSEWLACFGRYFEAAGIRFEKMRREMGREREFLHTFEPLWARYATKREQQNRQGVRDPELVLYRWMLEEFRVSFFAQQLGTAMPVSVKRLDRQWEKTRV; encoded by the coding sequence ATGACCAAGATGACGCAAGCCTCTTCTGACAAGCGCGCCGATGCCAGGGTTCTGGCGCGGCAGGCGTTGCAAAAGCCGGTGACTTTTCCCGAGTCGTTGCCGGTGTCCGAGCGCGTTGATGACATTCAGCGGGCCATCGAAAATCATCAGGTGGTGATCATTGCCGGCGAGACCGGCTCGGGCAAGACCACCCAGATTCCCAAAATCTGCCTGAACATGGGCTTGGGTATCCAGGGTCTGATCGGCCACACCCAGCCCCGACGCATTGCGGCGCGCACGGTCGCCGGACGAATTGCGGAAGAGTTGGGGGAGCGAACCGGCGAGCAGGTGGGTTATCAGATTCGTTTTACCGATACCACGTCGGAACAGTCCCGCCTGAAAGTGATGACGGACGGTATCCTGCTTTCCGAAGTTCAGCATGACCGGTTCCTCAAGCGCTACGACACCATCATTATTGACGAGGCCCACGAGCGCAGCCTGAATATCGATTTCCTGCTGGGATATCTGAAGCAGTTGCTGCCCAAGCGGCCGGATCTGAAGGTCATCATTACCTCCGCCACCATCGAGGTGGAGCGCTTTAGCGAGTTCTTCGGCGATGCGCCGGTGATTGAGGTCAGTGGCCGCACCTTTCCCGTGGACGTGCGCTATCGCCCCCTGGCCGGGGACGAGGACGATCGTGACCAGAGCTGGAGCGACGGCGTGCTGCAGGCTCTGGAAGAAATCGAGCAGCATGAGCGCAGCGAGAAGAAGCCGCCCGGGGATGTGCTGGTTTTTCTGCCTGGCGAACGGGAAATCCGTGGCCTGAGCAAGACCCTGCGCCACGCCGAGCTGCGGCACACTGAAGTGCTGCCGCTTTATTCCCGGCTGAGCAACCAGGAACAGAACCGCATCTTCCAGAGCCATCCGGGCCGTCGTATTGTGCTGTCCACTAACGTGGCGGAAACCTCACTGACGGTGCCGGGTATCCGCTATGTCATCGACACGGGCGTGGCCCGTATCAGTCGCTACAGCGTCCGCTCCAAGATTCAGCGTCTGCCTATTGAGGCGGTGTCCCAGGCCAGTGCCAATCAGCGGGCAGGCCGCTGCGGCCGGGTTGCGCCAGGTATCTGTTTTCGGCTGTATGACGAAACCGATTTTATCAACCGTCCGGAGTACACCGATCCGGAAATACTGAGAACCAACCTGGCCTCAGTCATTCTGCAGATGACCACCTCCGGACTCGGCGAGATCCGGCGCTTTCCGTTTCTGGAGCCGCCGGATCGCCGGATGATCAACGACGGTTATAAACTGCTGGAAGAGCTGGGTGCGGTGGATGGCAAGCGCCGGGTCACAAAGCTGGGTCGAACCATGGCGCGGCTGCCGCTGGATCCACGGCTGGCCCGAATGCTGGTGACCTCGTCGGAGCAGGGCAGTCTGGCGGAAACCCTGATTGTCATTGCCGGGCTCAGTGTTCAGGACCCGAGGGAGCGGCCCCAGGACAAACAGCAGGCGGCGGATCAGGCCCATGCGCCTTTCACCGACAAGGAGTCAGACTTTGTCACCCTGCTGAATGTCTGGAATTTCTTTGAGGAGCAGCGCCAGGAGCTGTCCCAGAACCAGTTAAAGAAGGTATGCCAGAAGAACTTCCTGTCCTGGATGCGCATGCGGGAATGGCGCGATATTCACCGCCAGCTGACGCTGATCTGCCGGCAACAGAAGCTGAAGCTGAATGAGCAGACGGCCAGCTATCCCGCGCTGCACAAGGCTATTGTGTCCGGGCTGCTGGGGCAGGTGGCCGTCAAGGTTGAAAAGAAGGAATACCTGGCGACACGCAATCGTAAAGTGGTGATTTTCCCGGGGTCCAAGGTGTCCAAATCGTCGCCGAAGTGGATCGTGGCTGCGGAGATTGTGGAAACCAGCCGGGTGTTCGCGCGGATGGTGGCCCGGGTCGAGCCGGAATGGATCGAGCCCCTGGCCGGGCATGTGGTGAAACGTCACTATTTCGAGCCCCACTGGGAGCAGAAACGGGCCCAGGTTATGGGTTATGAGAAAGTGACCCTCTATGGCCTGGACATTGTTCCCAGCCGGAGCATCCCCTATAGCAAGGTGGATCCGGTGGAATGCCGGAATCTGTTTATCCGCCGCGCGCTGGTGGAAGGGGATTACCAGTCGAAGGCGCCGTTTATTGCCCGCAACCGCGAACTGCTGGACTCGGTTGAAAACCTCGAAAAGAAGACACGCCGCCGGGATCTGCTGGTGGACGATGAAACCCTGGTGGAGTTTTACGACCAGCGCCTGCCCGATGACATTGTCAGCGGTGCCCATTTCGAGCGCTGGTGGAAGCAGCTGGATGCGGAAACCCTTCAATCGCTGGAACTCACGGAATCAGACATTCTCCGGCGGCCGGTGGATGAGCAGGCGGACTCCCTCTATCCGGATTATCTGGAATGGGAAGGGGTCCGGTATCCGCTGAGCTATGAATTCGAGCCCACCAGCGAGCGGGATGGAGTGACGCTTCAGGCGCCGATTATGGCACTGAAACAGTTGCCCGCCCGAAGACTGGAATGGCTGGTGCCGGGCCTTTTGCGGGAGAAGTGCATCGCTCTGGTTAAGGGCCTTCCGAAATCCCTCCGGCGGAACTTCGTGCCGGTGCCGGATTTTGTGGACGCGGCGGTGGAGAACCTGCACCCGTCCAACGAACCACTGACCCTGCAACTGGGCGAGCAGCTACGGAAGATGACCGGCGTGCAGATTCCGCCGGATGCCTGGTCCGAGTCGGAATTGCCAAATCATCTGCGGATGAACCTGCGGGTTGTTGATGACTCGGGCAAGGCCATCGCGGAGGGGCGCGAAACCGAAAGCCTCCAGAATGAGCTGGAGGGGCGCGCTCAGGATGCCTTGAGCCAGGTCACGTCCAGCCAGAAGTCCAAACCGGATGCCAGGCCGGTGACCGACTGGCAGTTTGGTAAGCTGGCTTACTCGGAGACCACCGAAAAGGGGGGCATGGAGGTGACGGTTTATCCGGCGCTGGAAGATCGCGGCGATTCGGTGCGCCAGATCCAGTGCCTGGACCGGCTGACCGCCGAGGATTCCACGCGGCGGGCCATTGCCCGTCTGATGCTGATCCGTTTTGGCAACACCCTGGAAGGGCTGGAACGAAAGCTGCCCCGTTTCAAGGATTCAGCGCTGATGTTCGCGCCGGTGGGGCAGTCCCGGGTGCTGCTGGACGACCTGCTGATTTCCACTGCCATTGAGCATTTTCTGAGTGATGAACTGCCCCGCACGGAGTCGGACTTCAATCGCTGTTTTGACCAGAAGCGAGGGGACTTTATCCCCACCCTCGAAGCGGCGGACGAGCGGCTGCACCAGGCCATGACCGGCTACCATTCGGTGATGAAGCAGCTTAAAGGCAAGATTGATCTGGCGATGGCCAACAGCATGGCCGATCTGAAATTCCAGATGCAGAATCTGGTATATCCGGGCTTTCTGGTGGAAACACCGTCCGAGTGGTTGGCGTGTTTTGGCCGGTATTTCGAGGCGGCGGGCATCCGTTTCGAAAAGATGCGGCGGGAAATGGGACGGGAACGGGAGTTTCTGCACACGTTTGAACCGCTCTGGGCCCGCTATGCAACAAAACGGGAGCAGCAGAACCGGCAGGGCGTTCGTGATCCCGAGCTGGTTCTTTACCGCTGGATGCTGGAAGAATTCCGGGTTTCCTTTTTTGCACAGCAACTGGGCACCGCCATGCCGGTCTCGGTCAAGCGGTTGGACCGGCAGTGGGAAAAGACGCGGGTTTAA
- a CDS encoding DUF3336 domain-containing protein, producing the protein MADSRIRKFRRMLAEAPHYEAWKAAALELDFLEGNVEWKEDFASDLYHYELIYDRLSNLRHYRQQNDMERLKRALREGLHHDLGNMGNRALYTRSRVGTKHLIEEYITQVCESLDYLCDTPDPGFSNANKLQFFRDTLTSFGRPALLLSGGASLGIFHFGVIKALWEKGLLPQVVAGSSIGAIIAGILGVHSDAEIPDMLVPETHDLRAWKWRGLLSAVRGDGLMDQQTLKECLRANIGEYTFEEAFERSGRSINVSVSPVQNHQQARLLCGYTSPYLLVWSAVLASAAVPGIFPPVTLMKKDIAGNVLPYMSRLKFVDGSVVSDLPIERLMHLYDVNFTIVSQTNPHVVPFLNRRGRDEKLKLSNIPMHLLKAEVQFHGQGMFDYLRKRVKPEFLRQMSGQMHSILGQRYSGDVTIAPSYRLKDYRRMLANPDPAWVREMILQGERATWPKISMIRSHARISKTLERCIRRLKSEQGRATAELRLVTHSETGQS; encoded by the coding sequence ATGGCAGATAGCAGAATACGGAAATTTCGCCGGATGCTGGCTGAAGCACCGCATTATGAGGCCTGGAAGGCGGCGGCGCTGGAACTGGATTTTCTGGAAGGCAACGTGGAGTGGAAGGAAGATTTCGCGTCTGACCTCTACCACTACGAACTGATCTATGACCGCCTCAGCAATCTGCGCCATTACCGCCAGCAGAACGATATGGAAAGGCTCAAACGGGCCCTGCGGGAAGGTTTGCACCACGATCTCGGCAATATGGGCAACCGCGCGCTTTACACCCGCTCCAGAGTTGGCACCAAGCATCTCATCGAAGAGTACATCACCCAGGTTTGTGAATCGCTGGATTATCTGTGTGATACCCCTGATCCGGGCTTTTCCAACGCCAACAAGCTGCAATTCTTCCGCGACACCCTGACCAGCTTCGGTAGGCCTGCGCTGTTGCTCAGCGGTGGTGCCTCTCTTGGCATATTCCATTTCGGGGTCATCAAGGCGCTCTGGGAAAAAGGGTTGCTGCCCCAGGTGGTAGCCGGTTCCAGCATCGGGGCGATTATCGCGGGTATTCTGGGCGTTCACAGTGATGCTGAAATTCCCGACATGCTGGTGCCGGAAACCCACGACCTGAGAGCCTGGAAATGGCGCGGCCTGCTCAGCGCCGTGCGCGGTGATGGCCTGATGGACCAGCAGACGCTGAAGGAGTGCCTGCGGGCCAATATTGGTGAGTACACCTTCGAGGAAGCATTCGAACGCTCCGGGCGGTCCATCAATGTGAGTGTTTCGCCGGTGCAGAACCATCAGCAGGCCCGCCTGCTGTGCGGCTATACCTCGCCCTATTTGTTGGTGTGGAGCGCGGTGCTGGCCAGTGCAGCCGTTCCCGGGATCTTCCCGCCGGTCACCCTGATGAAAAAAGACATCGCCGGCAATGTGCTGCCCTATATGTCGCGCCTGAAATTCGTGGATGGTTCGGTGGTCAGTGACCTGCCCATTGAGCGGTTGATGCACTTGTACGATGTGAACTTCACCATCGTCAGCCAGACCAATCCTCATGTGGTACCTTTCCTGAACCGCCGGGGCCGGGACGAAAAGCTGAAGTTAAGCAACATTCCGATGCACCTGCTGAAAGCGGAAGTCCAGTTCCATGGCCAGGGAATGTTCGATTATCTGCGCAAGCGGGTGAAGCCGGAATTCCTGCGCCAGATGTCCGGCCAGATGCATTCGATTCTGGGTCAACGGTACTCCGGCGATGTCACCATTGCGCCGTCCTACCGCCTGAAGGACTATCGACGGATGCTGGCCAACCCGGACCCGGCCTGGGTCCGGGAAATGATCCTTCAGGGCGAACGGGCTACCTGGCCGAAGATCTCCATGATTCGTTCCCACGCCCGGATCTCGAAAACACTGGAACGCTGCATACGCCGCCTGAAAAGCGAACAGGGCCGGGCGACCGCGGAATTGCGCCTGGTAACCCATTCCGAAACCGGGCAGTCCTGA
- a CDS encoding MlaA family lipoprotein yields the protein MKQIAYRHGALLVFLALFLAPMAGFAQTVQPANGYSQQDIDEQTAAERDPYVDWNRKVYRFNETIDNWFLRPVAETYRAFMPGVADRAVTNFFNNLTELRNFANSVFQLKPKSAVVATGRFTYNTIFGLGGLFDVATAFELPEQPEDFGQTLGYWGVGSGPYLMLPFLGPSNPRDFGGFVTDNLLLPSAWDLAEEPEVYALRGLQVVDKRADLIPAESFISGDPYIFVRNAYLQRRQFLINDGRTFNDPFASGNDEDLMLEDF from the coding sequence ATGAAGCAAATAGCATATCGGCACGGCGCACTGCTGGTCTTCCTGGCGCTGTTCTTGGCCCCCATGGCTGGATTTGCGCAGACAGTCCAGCCCGCTAATGGTTATTCACAGCAGGATATCGACGAGCAGACGGCGGCCGAGCGAGATCCCTACGTGGACTGGAATCGCAAGGTTTACCGTTTTAACGAGACCATCGACAACTGGTTTCTGCGTCCGGTAGCCGAAACCTACCGCGCATTTATGCCAGGGGTGGCGGACCGTGCCGTTACCAACTTCTTCAATAACCTGACGGAACTGCGTAATTTTGCCAACAGCGTTTTTCAGCTCAAGCCCAAGTCGGCGGTAGTGGCGACAGGCCGCTTCACTTACAATACGATTTTTGGCCTGGGCGGCCTGTTTGACGTGGCCACGGCATTCGAGCTTCCCGAGCAACCGGAGGACTTCGGTCAGACACTGGGCTACTGGGGTGTTGGTTCTGGCCCCTATCTGATGCTGCCCTTTCTGGGCCCTTCGAATCCCAGAGACTTTGGTGGATTTGTGACTGATAATCTTCTGTTACCGTCAGCCTGGGATCTTGCGGAGGAACCGGAGGTCTATGCGTTACGGGGACTGCAGGTTGTCGATAAGCGGGCGGACCTGATTCCGGCCGAGAGTTTCATTTCCGGCGATCCCTACATCTTCGTAAGAAACGCCTATTTGCAACGCAGGCAATTCCTGATCAACGATGGACGCACGTTCAATGACCCGTTTGCCAGTGGCAATGACGAAGATCTCATGCTGGAGGATTTCTGA
- a CDS encoding general secretion pathway protein GspB: MSYILDALRKSESERRQGRVPDLGQQVQLVHKPKKRSSTVALWIGIGLILNAVVLAVVFWQPPQTFTATDQPEPASKSMPIESEPAPRPEAQPVAEPAPERESEPEAVRPVEPEPETSVVPSDRPVPRERPTIIVPSPALSGQSQPTGETATGSQVPHLLEMPLAFQRALPDLVFNSHIYASEPSSRRVMINSHYLKAGDSFDGIRVQTITEDGVVLSKDGRSFRVGIVSNWTSPD, encoded by the coding sequence ATGTCCTATATCCTTGATGCACTGCGCAAATCCGAATCCGAGCGTCGCCAGGGACGGGTTCCGGATCTGGGGCAGCAGGTCCAGCTTGTTCACAAGCCGAAGAAAAGATCGTCTACCGTTGCTCTGTGGATTGGCATTGGTCTGATTCTGAATGCGGTTGTTCTGGCGGTGGTGTTCTGGCAACCTCCGCAGACTTTTACAGCGACTGATCAACCGGAGCCTGCCAGCAAGTCCATGCCCATCGAATCCGAGCCGGCTCCCCGGCCAGAAGCCCAGCCCGTCGCTGAACCGGCGCCTGAGCGTGAGAGCGAACCAGAAGCTGTACGCCCGGTAGAGCCCGAGCCCGAAACCAGCGTTGTGCCGAGCGATAGGCCCGTTCCGAGAGAAAGGCCAACCATCATTGTTCCGTCGCCAGCATTGTCCGGCCAATCTCAGCCGACTGGCGAGACGGCGACCGGGAGTCAGGTCCCCCATCTTCTGGAAATGCCCCTGGCGTTCCAGCGGGCTTTGCCGGATCTGGTGTTCAATAGCCACATCTATGCGTCAGAACCGTCTTCGCGGCGGGTAATGATCAACAGCCACTATCTGAAGGCAGGGGATTCGTTTGACGGCATACGGGTGCAGACGATTACCGAAGATGGCGTGGTACTCAGTAAAGACGGCCGCTCTTTCCGGGTGGGCATTGTGAGCAACTGGACGAGCCCGGACTGA
- a CDS encoding beta-ketoacyl-ACP synthase III: MIKAVISGTGLYTPPATISNDELVDAFNAYVERHNSEHADEIARGEREALQPSSSAFIEKASGIKRRHVIDKDGILDPERMCPRIPDRSNDEPSVQCEMSIAACNEALEQAGKTPADVDALIVACSNLQRAYPAISVEVQDALGIEGFAYDMNVACSSATFGLQAAVNAVENGSARAVLVVSPEICSGHLNFRDRDSHFIFGDACTAILVEREENVSDGQGFEILGTSLKTKFSNAIRNNFGFLNRADKEGVNKPDKLFVQQGRKVFREVSPMVAETILGQLSSLSLTAEQIKRMWLHQANLNMNQLIARKVLGRDATTEEAPVILDEYANTSSAGSVIAFHKHKGDFTTGELGVICSFGAGYSIGSVVVRRR; the protein is encoded by the coding sequence GTGATCAAAGCCGTAATCAGCGGAACCGGGCTCTACACTCCGCCAGCGACCATCAGCAACGATGAGTTGGTTGACGCGTTCAATGCCTATGTTGAGCGCCACAATTCAGAGCACGCTGACGAGATTGCCAGAGGCGAGCGCGAGGCACTCCAGCCCTCGTCATCTGCATTCATCGAGAAGGCGTCCGGCATCAAACGCCGCCACGTGATCGACAAGGACGGCATTCTGGATCCGGAGCGAATGTGCCCACGCATTCCTGACCGCTCCAACGACGAGCCGTCCGTACAGTGTGAAATGTCCATTGCCGCCTGTAATGAGGCGCTGGAGCAGGCCGGCAAGACCCCGGCCGACGTTGATGCCCTGATCGTTGCCTGCTCCAACCTGCAGCGTGCCTATCCCGCCATTTCTGTGGAGGTTCAGGACGCACTGGGAATTGAAGGTTTTGCCTATGACATGAACGTGGCCTGCAGTTCCGCCACCTTCGGACTTCAGGCGGCGGTAAACGCGGTAGAAAACGGCTCGGCACGTGCCGTGCTGGTGGTCAGCCCGGAAATTTGCTCCGGCCATCTCAATTTCCGCGACAGGGACAGCCACTTTATCTTCGGCGATGCCTGCACGGCGATTCTGGTTGAGCGGGAAGAAAATGTGTCCGATGGCCAGGGGTTCGAGATTCTCGGCACCAGTCTGAAGACCAAGTTCTCCAACGCCATCCGTAACAATTTCGGTTTTCTGAATCGGGCGGACAAGGAAGGCGTGAACAAACCCGACAAGCTGTTTGTCCAGCAGGGCAGGAAAGTCTTCAGGGAAGTGTCGCCCATGGTTGCCGAAACCATCCTTGGCCAGCTTTCATCACTGTCCCTCACTGCGGAACAGATCAAGCGCATGTGGCTGCACCAGGCCAACCTCAACATGAACCAGCTGATTGCCCGCAAGGTGCTGGGCCGGGACGCCACCACGGAAGAAGCACCGGTGATACTGGATGAATACGCCAATACCAGCTCGGCCGGCTCGGTCATTGCCTTTCATAAGCACAAGGGCGATTTTACCACCGGTGAACTGGGTGTGATCTGTTCGTTCGGCGCCGGTTATTCCATTGGTAGTGTTGTGGTGCGGCGCCGGTAG